The following proteins come from a genomic window of Candidatus Dependentiae bacterium:
- the rplQ gene encoding 50S ribosomal protein L17, whose translation MNHQYGRRKLNVKPSHRKAMIRNQIIHFINYGCLQTTKPRIAEVRSVSEKLITIAREGWNFNTIRRIKKHLPYDNKAVEKLIKEIAPKYVDRPGGYTRVIPLGRRSSDTAFVARLEWV comes from the coding sequence ATGAATCATCAATATGGAAGAAGAAAGCTTAACGTAAAGCCTTCTCATCGGAAGGCAATGATAAGAAACCAAATTATACATTTTATAAATTATGGTTGCTTACAGACTACAAAACCTAGAATTGCAGAAGTTAGAAGTGTTTCTGAAAAGCTTATAACAATTGCAAGAGAAGGTTGGAATTTTAATACAATAAGGCGTATTAAAAAACATTTACCTTATGACAATAAAGCTGTAGAAAAACTTATAAAAGAAATAGCTCCTAAATATGTTGACCGTCCAGGTGGATATACAAGGGTGATTCCTTTGGGAAGAAGATCTAGCGATACAGCTTTTGTTGCAAGACTTGAGTGGGTATAA
- a CDS encoding DNA-directed RNA polymerase subunit alpha yields MGVWMQNKTYKALTLPTLKWDTKKSSDTYGELVVQPLEPGFGTTLGNALRRTLLAAIEGSAVTAVIIKGVNNEFSVIDGVIEDVLNILLNIKGVVIKNHTGLPGKMHLSVKREGAVTVADIVADSHLEPLNKEHVLAHLAVDGELDIEFFVHSGRGYQIAQWPLGESIQEDGKIYLDAAFSPISRVEYKVEKTRVGQAIDYDKLILSVSSNGVISPQDAVYYATSVLRTQLEHFLSAPEIQFNEISKVEEKVEEVVSGDVQNSPTKGLPVELFLKPIEELEFSVRAHNCLVSAGVKRVIDLVNLTEEELLKVKNFGRKSLKEVREILKAFNLGLGMNVKELDLKKVIKEQEGALKS; encoded by the coding sequence ATGGGGGTATGGATGCAAAACAAAACGTATAAAGCGTTGACTTTGCCTACTTTGAAATGGGATACCAAAAAATCTTCAGATACATATGGTGAGTTAGTAGTTCAACCGTTAGAGCCAGGCTTTGGAACAACGCTTGGAAATGCTCTGAGAAGAACTTTGCTTGCTGCTATCGAAGGATCTGCGGTAACTGCAGTGATAATTAAGGGCGTAAATAATGAGTTTTCTGTTATCGATGGTGTGATTGAAGATGTTTTAAATATTTTATTGAATATTAAAGGCGTTGTAATAAAAAATCACACAGGTTTGCCTGGTAAAATGCATCTTTCTGTAAAAAGAGAAGGCGCTGTAACCGTTGCAGATATTGTGGCAGATAGTCATCTTGAACCTTTAAATAAAGAACATGTTTTAGCTCATTTAGCAGTTGACGGTGAATTGGATATCGAATTCTTTGTTCATTCAGGAAGAGGATATCAAATAGCACAATGGCCGCTTGGTGAATCTATTCAAGAAGATGGTAAAATTTATCTTGATGCAGCATTCTCACCAATATCAAGAGTAGAATACAAAGTAGAAAAAACACGTGTTGGGCAAGCTATTGATTATGATAAATTAATTTTATCTGTTTCATCAAATGGTGTAATTTCTCCTCAAGATGCTGTTTATTACGCAACATCTGTTTTAAGAACTCAATTAGAACATTTCTTGTCTGCTCCAGAGATTCAATTTAATGAAATCTCCAAAGTAGAAGAAAAAGTTGAAGAAGTTGTAAGTGGTGATGTCCAAAACAGTCCAACAAAAGGCCTTCCAGTCGAATTATTTCTCAAACCAATTGAAGAACTTGAATTCTCTGTTCGAGCTCACAACTGCCTTGTAAGTGCCGGTGTAAAAAGAGTTATCGATTTAGTAAATTTAACAGAAGAAGAACTTTTAAAAGTTAAAAACTTTGGAAGAAAGTCTCTAAAAGAAGTAAGAGAAATTCTTAAAGCATTCAACTTGGGTCTTGGAATGAATGTAAAAGAGTTGGATTTGAAAAAAGTTATTAAAGAACAAGAAGGTGCATTAAAGTCATGA
- a CDS encoding 30S ribosomal protein S4, whose protein sequence is MGIKTSFYKKFRQLEICPKVGCRVLERRPTSPGEHGRKIGTKKLSEYGVQLREKQRLRLIYGLRERQFHKFFEMASKHKGVTGETLLSYLERRIDNVVYRLKMTTSRNQSRQLVVHGHVLVNGKRVKSPSCLVKVGDVISLTGSSLAKEAFVKNVIEKRMALAIKVPDWLELNKKDHKGTVLRDPVRDDIKDKIEEHLIVELYSK, encoded by the coding sequence ATGGGAATCAAGACTTCATTTTATAAAAAATTTCGCCAGTTAGAAATCTGCCCAAAGGTTGGTTGCAGAGTTCTAGAGCGCAGACCAACTTCTCCAGGAGAGCATGGAAGAAAAATTGGCACAAAGAAGCTTTCAGAGTATGGTGTTCAGCTTCGTGAAAAACAAAGATTGCGACTTATTTATGGACTAAGAGAACGTCAATTCCATAAATTTTTTGAGATGGCATCAAAGCATAAAGGTGTTACCGGAGAAACATTGCTTTCTTATTTGGAAAGACGAATTGATAATGTTGTTTATAGATTGAAAATGACAACATCAAGAAATCAATCACGACAATTAGTTGTTCATGGACATGTTTTAGTAAATGGCAAAAGAGTAAAATCTCCTTCTTGCTTAGTAAAAGTTGGCGATGTTATTTCATTAACAGGAAGTTCTCTTGCAAAAGAAGCTTTTGTCAAAAATGTTATCGAAAAAAGAATGGCTCTTGCTATAAAAGTTCCAGACTGGCTTGAATTAAACAAAAAAGATCATAAAGGAACTGTTCTAAGAGATCCTGTTCGCGATGATATTAAAGATAAGATCGAAGAACACTTAATTGTTGAATTGTATTCTAAGTAA
- a CDS encoding 30S ribosomal protein S11, which translates to MAYKKKTKNKALKVEMALVHVKATFNNTLVSATTMSGDVITRASAGQLSFKGARKGTPFAATQIANKVAKDLVDLGVRTVEVNMQGPGSGRDAVVRALQSTGLAVTVLRDVTPLPHNGCRPPKKRRV; encoded by the coding sequence ATGGCATATAAAAAGAAGACTAAAAATAAAGCGTTAAAAGTTGAGATGGCTTTAGTACATGTTAAAGCTACTTTCAATAATACACTAGTTTCAGCAACGACTATGAGTGGTGACGTTATAACACGAGCAAGCGCAGGCCAGCTAAGTTTTAAGGGTGCCAGAAAAGGAACTCCTTTTGCGGCTACTCAAATTGCTAATAAAGTTGCAAAAGATTTAGTTGATTTAGGCGTTAGAACTGTTGAAGTTAATATGCAAGGTCCTGGATCTGGAAGAGATGCTGTTGTAAGAGCATTGCAATCTACAGGATTAGCAGTAACAGTTTTGAGAGATGTAACTCCATTGCCTCACAATGGTTGCAGACCTCCAAAGAAACGTAGAGTATAA
- a CDS encoding 30S ribosomal protein S13, with product MARISGIYLPKDKRIEVALTYIYGIGLKLSKDILKETGVNPDKRVYDLTDEEASIIQRKITNDYTIGGDLKKEITLNIKRLQEIGSYRGHRHKKSLPVRGQRTKTNARTRKGPRKAGSAVALKKAPTKK from the coding sequence ATGGCTCGTATATCAGGTATATATCTCCCTAAAGATAAAAGAATAGAAGTTGCTTTGACTTATATTTATGGAATAGGTTTAAAGTTGTCTAAAGATATCTTAAAAGAAACCGGCGTAAATCCAGATAAAAGAGTTTACGATTTGACGGATGAAGAGGCTTCTATTATTCAAAGAAAAATAACCAATGATTATACTATTGGTGGTGATTTGAAAAAAGAGATCACTTTGAATATTAAACGACTTCAAGAAATTGGATCTTATCGGGGACATAGACATAAAAAATCGCTTCCAGTTAGAGGCCAAAGAACGAAAACAAATGCAAGAACAAGAAAAGGTCCAAGAAAAGCTGGATCAGCAGTTGCTCTTAAAAAAGCTCCAACTAAGAAATAA
- a CDS encoding 50S ribosomal protein L36, producing MKVRTSIKKMCADCKIVKRNGVVRVICKKNPRHKQRQG from the coding sequence ATGAAAGTAAGAACATCAATAAAGAAAATGTGCGCAGATTGTAAAATTGTGAAAAGAAACGGTGTTGTTAGGGTTATTTGTAAGAAAAATCCTAGACATAAACAACGACAAGGTTAA
- a CDS encoding translation initiation factor IF-1, translating into MKTKEDIIKVEGIVEETLPNAKFRVKLENGHLVLAHISGKMRMNYIKLVEGDKVLIEISTYDLTKGRIVSRLSKNKQIENIENL; encoded by the coding sequence ATGAAAACTAAGGAAGATATAATAAAAGTTGAAGGTATTGTAGAAGAAACGTTGCCTAATGCAAAATTTCGGGTAAAATTAGAAAACGGGCATTTGGTTTTGGCTCATATTTCAGGTAAAATGCGAATGAACTACATAAAACTTGTTGAAGGGGACAAAGTTTTAATTGAAATTTCAACTTATGACCTGACTAAGGGCAGAATAGTATCAAGACTCAGTAAAAATAAGCAAATTGAAAACATTGAAAATCTGTAA
- the map gene encoding type I methionyl aminopeptidase has product MIVIKNKQAIDKMRTAGKLLAEIMEKVKIIIEPGIDSFEIDFFIEKNMHEVGLKPVCKGYAGYKHATCISINDVVIHGVPSKNIILKTGDLIKIDVVGAYKNYCADLTRSYFVGNVSESVKKIVEISQKALDSGILEVQIGKKVSDISKTIEKIVKDEGFEIVRNFAGHGIGKNIHELPEIPNFYQKGNSDTVLRPGMTFAIEPMITEKGYEIFIESDGWTVKTLDGGLAGHVEDTILVTESGPEILTRL; this is encoded by the coding sequence ATGATAGTTATAAAGAATAAGCAAGCGATTGATAAAATGCGAACAGCTGGTAAGTTGCTTGCTGAAATTATGGAAAAAGTAAAAATTATCATAGAACCAGGAATCGATAGTTTTGAAATAGATTTTTTTATAGAAAAGAACATGCATGAAGTTGGTTTAAAACCTGTTTGTAAGGGATATGCTGGTTATAAACACGCAACATGTATTTCAATTAATGATGTTGTGATTCATGGGGTTCCTTCAAAAAATATCATTTTAAAAACTGGAGATTTGATAAAAATTGATGTAGTTGGGGCTTATAAAAATTATTGTGCAGATCTTACAAGATCATATTTCGTAGGAAATGTGTCAGAATCTGTAAAAAAAATAGTAGAAATATCTCAAAAAGCATTAGACAGTGGAATTTTAGAAGTTCAAATCGGAAAAAAAGTTTCAGATATTTCTAAAACAATTGAAAAGATAGTTAAAGATGAAGGTTTTGAAATAGTTCGCAATTTTGCAGGTCATGGGATTGGAAAAAATATTCATGAGTTGCCTGAAATTCCTAATTTTTATCAAAAGGGGAATAGTGATACTGTTTTAAGACCTGGAATGACATTTGCAATTGAGCCTATGATTACAGAAAAAGGTTATGAAATTTTTATAGAATCTGATGGATGGACTGTGAAAACTTTAGATGGGGGGCTGGCGGGGCATGTTGAAGATACTATTTTGGTTACTGAAAGTGGACCGGAAATTCTTACCCGTTTATAA
- a CDS encoding preprotein translocase subunit SecY, which yields MLVVVLLRNFKNVFLVSELRKKVLFTLGILALCRFGAHIPIPGIDEVRLLQFMNNAASGFLGYLNLISGGALTRFSIFALGISPYITASIMMQVLTMVVPSLEALHKEGDYGRRIINQYTRYLTLLLSLIQSFWLILYAENQNLAIAPGWSFRLTGMLVMSVGALFVMWLGEQIGAHGIGNGSSMIIFGGIVADLPGAIWRVISDIRLGQFEPLLGLLLIAITIAVTACVIFLEKGERKIPVQYARRIVGNKIYSAQSSYIPFRLNTANVIPVIFAGSIITLPMMLSNLLAKKFQFFSGLSEWVTPRGLIYDVLMVFLIIFFAYFYTAVIINPEELSENLKKSGGFVPGIRPGRKTAEFFNYVLTRVCFPGAIYLATLVILPDILAAIFHFPALFGGTGLLITVGVAMDTSAQVESYLIERRYEGFLSTGRLRTRYGR from the coding sequence ATTCTAGTGGTAGTTCTGCTTCGTAACTTTAAAAACGTCTTTTTAGTTTCTGAGTTAAGAAAAAAAGTACTTTTTACGTTAGGGATATTGGCTTTATGTCGATTTGGAGCACATATACCTATTCCTGGAATCGATGAAGTTCGATTACTCCAATTTATGAATAATGCAGCGAGTGGTTTTTTGGGGTATTTGAATTTGATTTCAGGGGGAGCTTTAACTAGATTTTCTATATTCGCATTGGGAATTTCGCCTTACATCACAGCTTCTATTATGATGCAAGTTTTAACGATGGTTGTACCATCGCTTGAAGCGCTTCATAAAGAAGGTGATTATGGTCGAAGAATAATTAATCAGTATACAAGATATTTAACATTGCTTTTAAGTTTGATACAAAGTTTTTGGCTTATTTTGTACGCAGAAAATCAAAATCTTGCTATAGCTCCAGGATGGAGTTTTAGATTAACAGGAATGTTGGTTATGTCTGTTGGCGCATTATTTGTCATGTGGCTTGGAGAGCAAATAGGAGCTCATGGAATAGGAAACGGAAGTTCCATGATCATTTTCGGTGGAATTGTTGCCGATCTTCCTGGGGCAATATGGCGTGTTATTAGTGATATTAGACTTGGACAATTTGAACCTCTTTTAGGATTGTTGCTTATAGCAATTACTATTGCAGTTACTGCATGTGTTATTTTCTTAGAAAAAGGTGAAAGAAAAATTCCAGTTCAATATGCAAGAAGAATTGTCGGGAATAAAATATATAGTGCGCAAAGCTCCTATATTCCATTTAGATTGAACACGGCAAACGTAATTCCAGTTATTTTTGCAGGGTCAATTATAACTTTACCAATGATGCTTTCTAATTTATTAGCAAAAAAGTTTCAATTTTTTTCAGGTTTATCAGAATGGGTAACTCCACGTGGTTTGATTTACGATGTTTTGATGGTGTTTTTAATTATTTTCTTTGCATATTTTTATACTGCGGTAATTATAAATCCAGAAGAATTGTCTGAAAATTTGAAAAAATCGGGTGGCTTTGTTCCTGGTATAAGACCCGGAAGAAAAACAGCTGAATTTTTTAATTATGTTTTGACAAGAGTTTGCTTCCCAGGTGCTATTTATTTAGCAACTTTAGTAATATTGCCGGATATTTTAGCGGCTATTTTTCATTTTCCAGCATTATTTGGTGGAACCGGTTTATTAATTACAGTTGGCGTTGCAATGGATACATCAGCTCAAGTTGAATCATATTTGATAGAAAGGCGATATGAAGGATTTTTATCAACTGGAAGATTAAGAACTCGCTACGGAAGATAA
- a CDS encoding 50S ribosomal protein L15 produces the protein MQLNKLNKLKKDRKVVGRGGDLGGTSTRGHKGQKARSGAHVKAFFEGGQMPISRRLPKRGFVNAFKKEVCCVNICDLELKFNSGEIVNLVSLTEKGLVKGRSKSMAIKILGKGTLSKKLVVHADMFSKSAIEAIEKSGGAVNLIKENSSGSSAS, from the coding sequence ATGCAGTTGAACAAGTTAAATAAATTAAAAAAAGATAGAAAAGTAGTAGGACGAGGTGGAGATTTGGGTGGTACTTCCACAAGAGGTCACAAAGGTCAAAAAGCAAGATCTGGCGCACATGTAAAAGCTTTCTTCGAGGGTGGACAAATGCCTATTTCACGAAGATTGCCTAAAAGAGGTTTTGTTAATGCTTTTAAGAAGGAAGTATGTTGCGTTAACATTTGTGATTTAGAATTAAAATTTAATTCTGGAGAGATAGTAAATCTAGTTTCACTGACAGAAAAAGGGCTTGTTAAGGGACGATCAAAATCAATGGCAATTAAAATTTTGGGTAAGGGAACCCTTTCTAAAAAATTAGTTGTTCATGCTGATATGTTTAGTAAGTCGGCCATTGAAGCTATAGAAAAATCTGGCGGTGCCGTTAATTTAATTAAGGAGAATTCTAGTGGTAGTTCTGCTTCGTAA
- a CDS encoding 30S ribosomal protein S5, which yields MAEAKKKLPQTTEELVEKVLKVRRVAKVITGGRRFAFSALVVVGNNSGSVGMAQGKSRDVSLAIAKAVKKAKESMIEIPLYKTTVPFGIIGKHGASKVVIRSASKGTGVIAGGAVRAVMEAVGVKDILTKSIGSKNPTNVVKATIDALLKLRAAKKIAYLRGKTVKEMIGVKNDAVEQVK from the coding sequence ATGGCAGAAGCTAAAAAGAAATTGCCACAGACAACTGAAGAATTAGTTGAAAAGGTTCTGAAGGTTCGTAGAGTTGCTAAAGTTATTACCGGTGGAAGAAGATTTGCTTTTTCTGCATTAGTTGTGGTTGGTAATAATTCAGGATCTGTTGGCATGGCTCAAGGTAAAAGTAGAGATGTTTCTCTCGCTATCGCAAAAGCTGTTAAAAAAGCTAAAGAGAGTATGATAGAAATTCCTCTTTATAAAACAACAGTCCCTTTTGGGATTATTGGAAAACATGGAGCTAGCAAGGTCGTTATAAGATCTGCATCAAAAGGTACTGGCGTAATTGCTGGGGGAGCTGTTAGAGCAGTTATGGAAGCTGTTGGGGTAAAAGATATTTTAACCAAATCAATAGGTTCTAAAAATCCTACTAATGTTGTTAAGGCAACAATAGATGCTTTATTGAAACTTAGAGCTGCAAAAAAAATTGCATATTTGCGTGGTAAAACTGTAAAAGAAATGATCGGAGTAAAAAATGATGCAGTTGAACAAGTTAAATAA
- a CDS encoding 50S ribosomal protein L18: MSYEKKLKIRAKRRKFRVKNSFVSRGILPRVSVFRSLNQIYAQIIDDSTHSTLASFSSLVLKEKGTKAEIAKKVGIELGKIAKSKSVEKVFFDRGKYAYHGRVAALADGLRESGLNF; this comes from the coding sequence GTGAGCTACGAGAAAAAACTGAAAATAAGAGCTAAAAGAAGAAAGTTTAGAGTAAAAAATTCTTTTGTAAGTAGAGGTATACTTCCAAGAGTATCAGTTTTTAGAAGTTTAAATCAGATTTATGCTCAAATAATTGATGATAGCACTCATTCAACTTTGGCTAGTTTTTCTTCCTTGGTTTTGAAAGAAAAAGGAACAAAGGCTGAAATAGCAAAAAAGGTTGGAATTGAATTAGGTAAAATAGCTAAATCTAAATCCGTCGAAAAAGTTTTTTTTGATCGTGGTAAATATGCTTATCATGGAAGAGTTGCTGCTTTGGCTGATGGATTAAGAGAAAGTGGCTTGAATTTTTAA
- a CDS encoding 50S ribosomal protein L6 translates to MSKIGRKPILLNSVKVEIKDNVISLSATKGKITHVLPASLNIKHEKGTLILGVNGKMDKDAKMNWGLHRALLANEIKGIDTGFEENIKIVGLGFKAQITGKKMIFSLGYSHKIDFEIPVGVEITVDKTGQLLNVKAGDKRLLGQTCDTIRSFRPVEPYKGTGIIRENEFVIRKAGKSKTAA, encoded by the coding sequence ATGTCAAAAATTGGCAGAAAACCGATATTATTAAATTCTGTGAAAGTTGAAATTAAAGATAATGTAATTTCTTTAAGTGCAACAAAAGGTAAAATTACTCATGTTCTTCCTGCTTCATTAAACATTAAACATGAAAAAGGCACCTTGATTTTGGGTGTAAACGGTAAGATGGACAAAGACGCAAAAATGAATTGGGGATTACACAGAGCTTTACTCGCTAATGAAATTAAGGGTATAGACACTGGATTTGAAGAAAATATAAAAATAGTTGGCTTGGGATTTAAAGCACAAATAACAGGCAAAAAAATGATATTTTCTTTGGGTTACAGCCATAAAATTGATTTTGAAATTCCAGTTGGTGTAGAAATTACAGTTGATAAAACAGGACAACTTTTAAATGTTAAAGCTGGTGATAAAAGATTGCTTGGACAAACTTGTGATACAATAAGGTCTTTTAGACCGGTTGAACCTTATAAAGGGACTGGAATTATTAGAGAAAATGAATTTGTTATTAGAAAAGCTGGAAAATCTAAAACAGCTGCATAA
- a CDS encoding 30S ribosomal protein S8, producing the protein MSIDSIGDFLTIIRNGIRATKRSVTAPFSNEKLGIAQVLKEEGFIKDFQKIEDENKKSLLKVYLKYVDGESVIHEIVRISKPGKRTYEGVSKMRSVIGGLGVAILTTNLGIVADKKAKELSVGGEVICHVW; encoded by the coding sequence ATGTCAATAGATTCGATCGGTGATTTTTTAACTATAATCAGAAACGGAATAAGAGCTACCAAGCGTTCTGTTACTGCTCCTTTTTCAAATGAAAAATTGGGAATTGCTCAAGTTTTGAAAGAAGAAGGTTTTATAAAAGATTTTCAAAAAATAGAAGACGAAAATAAAAAAAGTCTTTTAAAAGTTTATTTAAAATATGTTGATGGCGAATCTGTAATCCATGAAATAGTTCGTATTAGCAAGCCAGGTAAACGTACTTATGAAGGTGTTAGTAAAATGCGATCTGTCATAGGTGGTCTTGGAGTTGCTATTTTAACAACAAATCTTGGAATAGTTGCAGATAAAAAAGCTAAAGAATTGTCAGTTGGTGGCGAAGTTATTTGTCACGTTTGGTAA
- a CDS encoding type Z 30S ribosomal protein S14: MAKKSLIEKANKEPKFSTRKRNRCKLCGRPRGFMRMFMLCRLCFRKYALQGLLPGVKKASW; the protein is encoded by the coding sequence ATGGCAAAGAAAAGTCTCATAGAAAAAGCAAATAAAGAACCAAAATTTTCTACAAGAAAAAGAAATCGTTGCAAATTGTGTGGAAGGCCACGTGGTTTTATGAGAATGTTTATGTTGTGCAGGCTTTGTTTTAGAAAATATGCCTTGCAAGGTTTATTGCCAGGTGTTAAAAAAGCAAGTTGGTAA
- a CDS encoding 50S ribosomal protein L5: MAMRLEEIYKTKLKPALQKELNLSNEMEVPKVNKIVLNTGIKESVSDAKAVAAVKEVIGLIAGQAGLTTYAKKSVAGFKLKEGSAIGVKVTLRGQRMYNFLDKLINLALPRNKDFQGVKVSFDGNGNYNLGIKDWMIFPEVDYDKVEISRGLNITIETSSKNDKHVYALLKSFNMPFQKVKE; this comes from the coding sequence ATGGCTATGCGATTAGAAGAAATATATAAAACAAAATTAAAACCAGCTCTTCAAAAAGAATTAAACTTAAGCAATGAAATGGAAGTTCCTAAGGTTAATAAAATTGTTTTGAATACTGGTATTAAAGAATCTGTATCAGATGCAAAAGCTGTAGCGGCTGTAAAAGAAGTTATAGGATTAATTGCTGGACAAGCAGGTCTAACAACTTATGCAAAAAAATCTGTTGCGGGATTTAAATTAAAAGAAGGATCGGCAATAGGAGTAAAAGTTACTCTTAGGGGCCAAAGAATGTATAACTTTTTGGATAAGCTAATTAATTTGGCATTGCCTCGAAACAAGGATTTCCAAGGTGTTAAAGTAAGTTTCGATGGAAATGGAAATTATAATTTGGGAATAAAAGATTGGATGATATTTCCAGAAGTTGATTATGACAAAGTAGAAATATCCAGAGGTTTAAATATTACAATTGAAACTTCTTCTAAGAATGATAAGCATGTTTATGCTTTATTGAAAAGCTTTAATATGCCGTTTCAAAAGGTTAAGGAATAA
- a CDS encoding 50S ribosomal protein L24, whose protein sequence is MLSRIKKDDLVVVLSGKDKGKEGRVIDIDTKKDAVLVKNIAIVTRHVKAKRSGEKGGIIKEEAYIPLCRVMPVCSSCKKSCRMQVKIKEDKNKVRVCHRCKEEF, encoded by the coding sequence ATGCTAAGTAGAATTAAAAAGGATGACTTGGTTGTTGTTCTATCAGGTAAAGATAAGGGCAAAGAAGGTCGAGTTATCGATATTGACACAAAAAAGGATGCAGTATTAGTAAAAAATATTGCAATAGTAACTCGGCATGTTAAAGCTAAAAGATCAGGTGAAAAAGGCGGAATTATCAAAGAAGAAGCTTATATTCCTCTTTGCAGAGTAATGCCGGTTTGTTCTTCGTGTAAAAAGTCTTGTCGCATGCAAGTAAAAATTAAAGAAGATAAAAACAAAGTTCGAGTATGTCATCGATGTAAAGAAGAATTTTAA
- a CDS encoding 50S ribosomal protein L14 translates to MVQKQTKLNVADNSGAKSVMVIGVPGGTNKRFAYLGDIIKIAVKSAIPGGTVKKGEVWDAVIVRTRKEFRREDGSYIRFDDNAAVILDKAGQMIGTRISGPVARELRSGGYSKIISLAPEVL, encoded by the coding sequence ATGGTACAAAAACAAACAAAACTCAATGTTGCAGATAACTCAGGTGCAAAAAGCGTTATGGTTATCGGAGTTCCTGGTGGAACAAACAAACGATTTGCTTATTTGGGAGATATTATAAAAATCGCAGTTAAAAGCGCGATTCCCGGCGGCACTGTTAAAAAAGGTGAAGTTTGGGATGCAGTTATTGTTCGTACAAGAAAAGAATTTAGAAGAGAAGATGGAAGTTATATTCGTTTTGATGATAATGCGGCTGTGATTTTAGATAAAGCAGGGCAAATGATTGGAACACGAATTTCAGGTCCAGTTGCAAGAGAATTAAGATCTGGTGGTTATTCGAAAATAATTTCTTTAGCTCCCGAAGTTTTATAA
- a CDS encoding 30S ribosomal protein S17: MAELEAIKINESKKMEGEVVSDKMDKTIVVEVTRTLKHPVLGKVIKRSKKYKVHDEKNSAKVGNWVEFAECRPLSKTKHMVLCKIIRSSN, encoded by the coding sequence ATGGCAGAACTTGAAGCAATAAAAATAAATGAATCTAAGAAGATGGAAGGCGAAGTAGTCTCAGATAAAATGGATAAGACCATTGTTGTTGAGGTTACAAGAACATTAAAACATCCTGTGTTGGGAAAAGTTATTAAGCGTTCCAAGAAATACAAGGTTCATGATGAAAAGAATAGTGCAAAAGTCGGAAATTGGGTTGAATTTGCAGAATGCAGACCTTTATCAAAGACCAAGCATATGGTTTTATGCAAAATAATTCGTAGTTCTAACTAA
- the rpmC gene encoding 50S ribosomal protein L29: MNKTDLTTLDNKALILEVEQLKKEYFNLKLNVSTTSVKDYSQFKKLKRRIARALTLIKQQKNNNS; encoded by the coding sequence ATGAATAAAACAGATTTAACAACTCTAGATAATAAAGCTCTAATATTAGAAGTAGAGCAATTGAAAAAAGAATATTTTAATTTGAAGTTAAATGTTTCAACTACGTCTGTAAAAGATTACTCACAATTTAAGAAACTTAAAAGACGCATAGCTCGAGCTTTAACTTTGATAAAACAACAAAAAAATAATAATAGCTAA
- a CDS encoding 50S ribosomal protein L16, with protein sequence MLMPKKTKFRKSQRGRMTGLSKGARELAFGDFGLVAVEPAWVTARQIEASRVSISRRLKKGGDLFIRVFPDKPISKKPAETRMGKGKGNPEVWVAVVKRGRILFELKGLSESEAKEALNQVSYKLPMKTKFIRKEATVVEEVKN encoded by the coding sequence ATGTTAATGCCGAAAAAAACTAAATTTAGAAAATCCCAAAGAGGTAGAATGACTGGACTTTCAAAAGGAGCGCGTGAGCTTGCTTTTGGAGATTTTGGGTTGGTTGCGGTAGAGCCTGCATGGGTAACAGCGCGACAAATAGAAGCTTCCCGTGTATCTATTTCTAGAAGGCTTAAAAAAGGTGGAGATTTATTTATTAGGGTATTTCCTGATAAACCAATTTCTAAAAAACCAGCTGAAACTAGAATGGGAAAGGGAAAAGGAAATCCAGAGGTTTGGGTAGCGGTTGTTAAAAGAGGTCGAATTTTATTCGAGTTAAAAGGGTTATCAGAAAGCGAGGCTAAGGAAGCTTTAAATCAGGTTTCCTATAAACTTCCTATGAAGACTAAATTTATTAGAAAAGAAGCAACTGTTGTAGAAGAAGTTAAAAATTAG